A genomic segment from Nitrospirota bacterium encodes:
- the bioB gene encoding biotin synthase BioB, translating to MDYERIAERSLGGAVLTEEEGLQLLAAPLDDLPNMLDAAFRVRKATFGRRVQFHVLMNAKSGLCPEDCGYCSQSSVATSDIERYPLRSAGEIRDAARRAYQSGAHRFCIVISGRGATDHELDDVTRAVQAIKTSVPIEVCCSLGLLDRDKAQRLKQVGVDRVNHNLNTSERHYAAICSTHAYADRVATVEAVQTAGLSTCSGVLAGMGESDQDLVDVARALRALRVDSVPVNFLNPIPGTPLAETHVLTPWRCLKILCLFRFLLPKTEIRVAGGREVNLRSLQPLALYPGNSLFINGYLTTGGQSAADAVAMVQDLGFEVDRLPSPHPV from the coding sequence ATGGACTACGAACGCATTGCAGAGCGCTCATTGGGCGGAGCAGTTCTGACTGAAGAAGAGGGCCTTCAACTGCTCGCAGCCCCGCTTGACGATCTCCCCAACATGTTGGACGCCGCGTTCCGTGTGCGCAAAGCGACCTTCGGCCGGCGCGTGCAGTTTCATGTGCTCATGAACGCCAAAAGCGGTCTCTGTCCTGAAGACTGCGGGTATTGTTCGCAGTCCTCGGTCGCTACCTCGGACATCGAGCGCTATCCTCTCAGGTCCGCCGGAGAAATTCGCGACGCCGCGAGACGAGCCTATCAATCAGGGGCCCATCGCTTCTGTATCGTTATCAGCGGTCGAGGCGCCACGGATCACGAGCTGGACGACGTAACCCGTGCGGTACAAGCGATCAAAACCTCGGTGCCGATCGAGGTCTGTTGTTCTCTTGGATTGCTGGATCGCGACAAGGCGCAACGCCTCAAGCAGGTCGGCGTTGATCGGGTGAATCACAACCTGAATACCAGTGAGCGACACTACGCAGCGATCTGTTCCACCCATGCCTATGCGGACCGCGTGGCTACGGTCGAAGCAGTGCAAACCGCGGGGCTCTCCACCTGCAGCGGTGTCTTGGCAGGAATGGGCGAGAGCGATCAGGACCTGGTGGACGTGGCGCGTGCGTTGCGCGCGTTGCGCGTCGATTCTGTCCCGGTCAACTTCCTGAACCCGATTCCCGGAACTCCGCTCGCAGAGACGCATGTCTTGACCCCCTGGCGGTGCCTCAAGATCCTCTGCCTGTTCCGTTTCCTGCTGCCGAAAACCGAGATTCGCGTTGCGGGCGGGCGGGAGGTCAACCTGCGCAGTCTGCAGCCGCTGGCGTTGTATCCCGGGAATTCGCTCTTCATCAACGGTTACCTGACAACCGGTGGTCAGTCCGCCGCCGACGCGGTGGCGATGGTCCAGGATCTCGGGTTTGAGGTCGATCGACTTCCCTCGCCGCACCCGGTCTAG
- a CDS encoding AAA family ATPase, with translation MRVMAIVNQKGGCGKTTTAINLAACLAAQSRSVLLIDLDPQAHATLGLSIKPEEAERGMYEVLIGETPLEDVVRQILPNLSLAPSNIALSAIEQFLAGTPERERQLAARIATLADGFDYILIDCPPSVGLLTFNALIACQEAIVPVETSFFSLQGVVKLSETIKLISEKIGHEIAVRILPTKFDRRAGYAKEVLTKIRERFAPITMATTINLNDKLREAVSLGLPITEYAPDSAGFKDYMALAREVIASEKTKPRAADAAVALGPQSKSGVLFSIRALGAHDVKLAGDFNSWVPDRDVLSLKEEGGVWKKFVFLAPGSYQYKFVIDDEWREDPSNGLVVQDSLGGQSSVVVVDGLTVTLVRSSASASVAGQATTESRAVNV, from the coding sequence ATGCGTGTGATGGCAATCGTGAACCAAAAGGGTGGGTGTGGAAAGACGACCACGGCCATCAATCTGGCGGCGTGCCTTGCCGCGCAATCGCGCAGTGTCTTGCTCATTGACCTTGATCCCCAGGCCCATGCGACGTTGGGGTTGAGCATCAAACCGGAGGAAGCCGAACGCGGAATGTACGAGGTGTTGATCGGCGAAACTCCCCTTGAGGACGTGGTCAGGCAGATTCTGCCCAACTTGTCGCTGGCCCCATCGAACATCGCGCTCAGCGCAATCGAACAGTTTCTGGCAGGTACCCCGGAACGAGAGCGTCAGCTCGCCGCGCGGATTGCCACGCTGGCTGATGGGTTCGATTACATCCTGATCGACTGCCCGCCCAGCGTTGGCTTGCTGACGTTCAACGCGCTCATCGCTTGCCAGGAGGCGATTGTCCCGGTTGAGACCAGCTTCTTTTCCCTCCAAGGGGTCGTGAAGCTGTCCGAAACGATTAAGCTGATCAGCGAAAAGATTGGCCATGAGATCGCGGTGCGGATCCTTCCGACCAAATTCGACCGCCGCGCCGGTTACGCGAAAGAAGTGCTCACGAAGATCAGGGAGCGGTTCGCTCCGATCACGATGGCCACGACGATCAACCTGAACGACAAGCTTCGAGAGGCCGTGAGCTTGGGGCTTCCGATCACCGAGTATGCGCCGGATTCGGCCGGATTCAAAGATTATATGGCGTTGGCTCGGGAGGTGATCGCCTCGGAGAAGACCAAGCCCCGCGCAGCGGACGCAGCGGTGGCATTGGGCCCGCAGTCCAAGTCCGGCGTGTTGTTTTCGATCCGGGCGTTGGGCGCACACGACGTCAAGCTGGCGGGAGACTTCAACAGCTGGGTGCCCGATCGCGACGTGTTGAGCCTGAAGGAAGAGGGGGGCGTCTGGAAAAAGTTCGTGTTCCTCGCGCCAGGCAGCTACCAATATAAATTCGTGATCGACGACGAATGGCGTGAGGATCCCAGCAATGGCTTGGTGGTGCAGGACAGCCTGGGGGGCCAGAGTTCAGTGGTTGTGGTCGACGGACTGACGGTGACGCTGGTGAGGAGTTCGGCATCAGCCAGCGTGGCCGGACAAGCCACCACCGAGAGCCGTGCGGTGAACGTGTAG
- a CDS encoding patatin-like phospholipase family protein, with amino-acid sequence MANGTVGAIPSKTAIVFSGGGARGAYNAGVALAFAQHGVCPEIVSGTSVGALVAAMVVAGEEARLAEIWRHLTPSHVYGLRSRVQFFLSFIRPYRYPAYSSEPLARLIRENVRLDKIRSSSRTLIVTCYNQTLHRVERFDNHFPDLHRALLASTSIPLVFPPVEMNGQEYVDLGATVWPLKPAISAGAERIYAVVCDHPDDHRRAARNNLEWAIQVMNLAQRSNLLVDIELARRINLTAQGSGYKFVDLTVITPSKTLGLGFMDFHKKLQINRALELGFEDGSAALSQTPVAHPIGTLQGDFCPYI; translated from the coding sequence GTGGCGAACGGCACGGTGGGCGCGATTCCTTCGAAGACTGCGATTGTTTTCTCCGGCGGCGGAGCCCGCGGCGCATATAATGCGGGCGTCGCGCTTGCGTTCGCCCAGCACGGAGTTTGTCCGGAGATCGTGTCCGGGACCTCGGTCGGCGCTCTGGTGGCCGCAATGGTGGTCGCGGGTGAAGAGGCGCGGCTCGCCGAGATCTGGCGGCATCTGACGCCGTCCCACGTCTACGGGCTGCGATCGCGGGTGCAGTTCTTTCTGTCGTTCATTCGTCCCTATCGGTATCCTGCGTACAGTTCCGAGCCCCTTGCGCGCCTGATTCGCGAGAACGTGAGGCTCGACAAGATTCGATCCAGTTCCCGCACGCTGATCGTGACCTGCTACAACCAAACCCTGCACCGGGTCGAGCGATTCGACAACCACTTTCCGGATTTGCACCGTGCGCTGCTGGCGAGTACCTCGATTCCGCTCGTGTTTCCGCCGGTCGAGATGAACGGACAAGAATACGTTGATCTAGGGGCAACGGTCTGGCCGTTGAAGCCGGCCATTTCGGCCGGCGCCGAACGTATCTATGCCGTGGTGTGCGACCATCCCGATGATCATCGACGGGCCGCGCGCAACAACCTGGAGTGGGCCATTCAGGTGATGAACCTGGCCCAGCGCTCGAATCTGCTCGTCGACATCGAGTTGGCTCGTCGCATCAATCTGACGGCACAAGGCAGCGGCTACAAGTTCGTGGACCTCACCGTGATTACGCCGTCCAAAACCCTGGGCCTGGGATTCATGGACTTTCACAAGAAACTCCAGATCAACCGCGCGTTGGAACTGGGTTTTGAAGACGGCTCGGCGGCGCTCAGCCAGACCCCGGTGGCCCACCCGATCGGCACGCTGCAGGGAGACTTCTGCCCGTACATCTAG
- a CDS encoding tetratricopeptide repeat protein: protein MSTATPSNVTTWSRILRRGSAQRLTAEALLGAAAFLMVVASPGYAESDAERHARALKQAIVAFAASALTLREAPVSPPAHLEMLFGVQSRGEPVHAHHLPGWLKVSLDGLPAVEHAYTDREWHALADGGLHLLLTAPNTSGSRTLTVHFKGIDRNGKPYLRTKTFSFEASRPSDHRVLWFRAAANEEPSLSLDTLGESLLRSPTTGQPTDEPFYRIGLFESASGSHATAAAYFLAALEPRVSGAHQTEARLRLAESYAEVGAPEEAEALLEQVATENTDPVVRARAWLFVERIAAREGRHRRVLEAHARIGPALPPELAGEAHTLAGLSALALRAYPQAGGLFRAVPKSSPDAPLALFGQAQALAGQGDAYTAGTLFAKLGDTRALFNPVQSRVTEYAHAALGLQLVAQGRYEEAVAQLGRVPSDHPLSESTLFAIGWCLRETGEHVKAIAVFDDLLARAPGGRYAHEARLATAASYADLRATTRSVAAYRAALDALTASSAALDQWNAVVRDPVWDPLAQDQSAVPADARTMVLEDPAIVRAVARYRWLVRFGQELRRALDRFPGFLAAPQGPATLGSRLQTVDGSHLISRGQDLIARLDVVKKESRDALSMLITQTLAREQERLEEWSVAASLGIARNLRDDVSGEVLTLE, encoded by the coding sequence GTGAGCACCGCGACCCCATCCAACGTGACGACCTGGTCCAGGATCCTGAGACGGGGCTCCGCACAGCGGCTGACCGCCGAGGCGCTGCTCGGCGCGGCCGCGTTCCTCATGGTCGTCGCGTCGCCCGGGTACGCCGAGTCCGACGCGGAGCGCCACGCCCGGGCGCTCAAGCAGGCGATCGTTGCATTTGCCGCGTCCGCGCTCACCTTGCGCGAGGCTCCGGTATCTCCTCCGGCCCACCTCGAGATGTTGTTCGGGGTTCAGAGCCGCGGCGAGCCGGTTCACGCACACCACCTTCCTGGTTGGCTCAAGGTTTCGCTGGATGGGCTGCCGGCGGTCGAACACGCCTATACTGATCGAGAGTGGCATGCGCTTGCCGATGGTGGTCTCCACCTGCTTCTGACCGCGCCCAACACGTCGGGATCACGCACCCTCACGGTCCACTTTAAGGGCATCGACCGGAACGGGAAACCCTACCTGCGAACCAAGACGTTTTCCTTCGAGGCGTCTCGCCCCTCGGACCACCGTGTGCTGTGGTTCCGCGCCGCAGCGAACGAAGAGCCGAGTCTCTCGCTCGACACGCTCGGCGAATCGCTGCTGCGATCGCCGACGACCGGGCAGCCGACGGATGAACCGTTCTATCGAATCGGCCTGTTCGAATCTGCCTCCGGAAGTCACGCCACGGCCGCCGCCTATTTTCTGGCCGCGCTCGAGCCCAGGGTCTCCGGCGCTCATCAAACCGAGGCCCGCCTTCGCTTGGCGGAATCGTACGCCGAAGTCGGCGCACCCGAGGAGGCCGAAGCGCTCCTTGAACAGGTCGCGACCGAAAACACGGATCCCGTGGTGCGCGCGCGGGCCTGGCTGTTCGTCGAACGGATCGCGGCGCGTGAGGGTCGTCACCGCCGGGTGCTCGAGGCCCATGCGCGCATCGGCCCGGCGCTCCCGCCCGAGCTCGCTGGCGAAGCGCATACGCTGGCTGGACTCAGCGCGCTGGCCCTGCGCGCGTACCCGCAGGCAGGGGGGCTCTTTCGTGCGGTGCCGAAGTCGAGTCCGGACGCTCCGTTGGCGCTGTTCGGACAAGCCCAAGCGCTTGCGGGCCAAGGTGACGCCTACACGGCCGGGACCTTGTTTGCCAAGCTCGGCGACACGCGCGCCCTGTTCAACCCGGTGCAATCGCGGGTCACCGAATACGCGCACGCCGCGTTGGGGTTACAGCTGGTCGCACAGGGGCGATACGAAGAAGCCGTCGCTCAGCTTGGACGCGTGCCGTCCGATCATCCGTTGTCGGAGTCCACGCTGTTCGCCATCGGCTGGTGCCTGCGGGAAACCGGTGAACACGTCAAGGCCATCGCGGTGTTTGACGATCTCTTGGCCCGCGCACCCGGCGGGCGTTACGCGCACGAAGCCCGACTCGCCACGGCCGCCTCCTATGCCGACCTCCGCGCCACCACTCGCTCCGTCGCCGCGTACCGCGCGGCCTTGGACGCGTTGACCGCGTCCAGCGCCGCGCTCGATCAGTGGAACGCCGTCGTGCGCGATCCGGTGTGGGACCCGTTGGCTCAAGATCAGTCCGCCGTGCCCGCTGACGCCCGCACCATGGTGCTGGAGGATCCCGCGATTGTCCGGGCGGTGGCGCGGTATCGCTGGCTGGTTCGGTTTGGACAGGAATTGCGGCGCGCCCTGGACCGATTTCCGGGGTTTTTGGCGGCCCCCCAAGGCCCAGCCACGTTGGGAAGCCGCCTTCAGACGGTTGACGGATCGCACCTGATCAGCCGGGGACAGGACCTGATTGCTCGGCTCGATGTCGTAAAGAAGGAGTCTCGCGACGCCCTGTCGATGCTGATCACCCAAACCCTGGCCCGCGAACAGGAGCGGCTCGAAGAGTGGTCGGTTGCCGCCAGCCTGGGGATCGCACGTAACCTCCGCGACGATGTCAGCGGGGAGGTCCTGACCCTTGAGTAG
- a CDS encoding YifB family Mg chelatase-like AAA ATPase, whose translation MLAKVQSSAVFGLDGYLVDVEVDIAQGLPMFSIVGLPDLAVKEAKDRVRAAMKNTGLNFPIKRITVNLAPADVKKEGSAFDLAMAVGILVAEEALAPHRVAPYAFVGELSLDGQIRPVRGALPMALAAKKAGLRGMILPQDNAREAAIVDGLPVYGVSTLPQVIEFLEGRQPLRPAETGASPPRSLADADDFADVKGQEHAKRALEVAAAGGHNVLMVGPPGSGKTMLARALGAILPRMSLDEALECTKIHSVMGLLSPETPLLSGRPFQAPHHTISDAGLIGGGQVPKPGEVSLAHHGVLFLDELPEFKRNVLEVLRQPLEHGKVTIARSSASVTYPAGFMLVAAMNPCPCGYFSDRAHPCACTPTQIQRYRTRVSGPLLDRIDLHLEVPAVPFGDLASDRVREDSAAVRTRVANARARQQDRYRSDGLFCNAQLRPRLLKRYCEIGPESRRLIEHAMARLGLSARAYHRILKVARTIADLAEQERVLPGHVAEAIQYRNLDRRLAH comes from the coding sequence ATGCTGGCGAAGGTGCAGAGCAGCGCGGTGTTTGGCCTCGACGGGTACCTGGTGGATGTGGAGGTGGACATCGCACAGGGACTGCCGATGTTTTCCATCGTGGGGTTGCCCGATCTGGCGGTCAAAGAAGCCAAGGACCGCGTGCGCGCCGCGATGAAAAATACCGGCCTGAACTTTCCCATCAAGCGGATCACGGTCAACCTGGCACCGGCCGACGTCAAGAAGGAGGGTTCGGCGTTCGATCTCGCCATGGCCGTGGGCATTCTCGTGGCGGAAGAGGCGCTCGCGCCCCATCGGGTCGCCCCCTATGCGTTCGTCGGCGAGCTCTCGTTGGATGGGCAGATTCGTCCGGTTCGTGGCGCCCTTCCCATGGCGTTAGCAGCCAAGAAAGCGGGTCTTCGGGGGATGATCCTTCCTCAGGACAATGCACGCGAAGCGGCTATCGTGGACGGCCTCCCGGTATACGGCGTCAGCACGTTGCCCCAGGTGATCGAGTTTCTGGAGGGTCGGCAGCCGCTCCGTCCCGCCGAGACCGGGGCGTCACCGCCCCGCTCCCTCGCCGACGCCGACGACTTCGCCGACGTGAAGGGCCAAGAGCATGCCAAACGCGCGTTGGAGGTCGCTGCGGCGGGAGGGCACAATGTCCTGATGGTCGGGCCTCCCGGGTCCGGCAAAACGATGCTGGCCAGGGCGTTGGGGGCGATTCTGCCGCGGATGAGCCTCGATGAGGCCCTTGAGTGTACAAAGATCCACAGCGTCATGGGCCTGTTGTCACCCGAGACCCCGCTTCTGTCCGGGCGCCCGTTTCAAGCCCCCCATCACACGATTTCAGACGCCGGGTTGATCGGCGGCGGCCAAGTTCCCAAGCCAGGGGAGGTCAGTCTGGCTCACCACGGCGTCTTGTTCCTCGACGAACTCCCGGAGTTCAAACGCAATGTGCTCGAAGTGCTGCGCCAGCCGCTGGAACACGGCAAAGTGACGATCGCCCGCTCATCGGCCTCCGTGACGTATCCCGCAGGGTTCATGTTGGTGGCGGCCATGAACCCGTGCCCCTGCGGGTATTTCTCGGACCGCGCCCACCCGTGTGCCTGCACGCCGACCCAGATCCAGCGATATCGCACGCGAGTGTCCGGGCCGTTGTTGGATCGAATCGACTTGCACCTTGAAGTGCCGGCCGTGCCGTTCGGAGACCTCGCCAGTGATCGCGTGCGCGAAGACTCGGCCGCGGTGCGCACCCGGGTCGCTAACGCGCGGGCCCGGCAGCAAGATCGGTACAGGAGTGACGGCCTGTTCTGCAACGCCCAGTTGCGTCCCCGCCTGTTGAAGCGGTACTGCGAAATCGGCCCCGAGTCGCGTCGCCTGATCGAGCACGCCATGGCTCGTCTGGGGCTTTCCGCGCGCGCCTACCACCGGATTCTCAAAGTTGCCCGGACGATCGCGGACCTTGCTGAGCAGGAGCGCGTGTTGCCGGGCCACGTCGCGGAGGCGATCCAGTATCGGAATCTGGATCGCCGTTTGGCACACTGA
- a CDS encoding PBP1A family penicillin-binding protein codes for MNIDRLRRTWRGLAPWVMAAGVLILVAAVAGGAAVWALSRNLPDIGALRSYQPSLVTRVYADDNRQIGQFFVEKRVLTPLARIPKGLINAVIAVEDSRFYQHEGLDMIRIIKAVVVDLVSMQLREGASTITQQLARSLFLTQEKTLSRKAKEILLALKIERLLSKDEILEMYLNQIYFGHGAYGVQAASRTYFAKDVGELTLAEMAFVAGLPKAPNNYSPYFSPDRAKQRQGVVLKRMLDEGFLTDQEFRDVYEQDLYFAKYQPQEAIAPYFLEYLRQQLTATYGEEMVYKGGLNVYTTLNVDMQKAAVDALRDGLRAIDKRQGYRGPLGRSGETPEAETGSSGGRLTAPPPKPGDIVEGVVAKVGPQQAVVDLATGGSGVLAIEDGAWARKRLRPPDFVTAELRPQAPLNKILAAGDRILVRVKRRESNGAFSLALEQEPLVEGALIAVDPRTGAIRAMVGGYDFKRSEFNRAVSARRQPGSAFKPFIYAAAIDKGWTPSSILVDSPVMYDDPVLQRVWKPTNYEDRFYGPISMRDALIHSRNVATVKLLEQVGIQSTVDFARRLGITSPLTKDLSLALGSSSVGLLELTSALGVFAAEGHRVEPVGLRSVTDHGGTVLAYYEPAPAAVVSRETAYIVTNMLEDVVQSGTGIRARVLGRPVAGKTGTTNEFGDAWFVGYAPNLAVGVWVGFDDRRSLGDREAGASVALPIWITFMKEAFTQLPVQAFPIPDGIVFAKVDPETGGLAAPGQSAKIEIFVRDTEPTAVSGPTTNVSRFRQIDRGI; via the coding sequence GTGAACATCGATCGATTGCGGCGAACGTGGAGGGGCCTCGCACCGTGGGTGATGGCCGCGGGTGTCCTGATCCTGGTGGCAGCCGTGGCGGGGGGTGCAGCAGTCTGGGCGCTCTCGCGCAACCTCCCCGACATCGGCGCGCTGCGATCCTACCAGCCCAGTCTCGTCACGCGGGTGTATGCGGACGACAACCGCCAGATTGGGCAGTTCTTTGTCGAAAAGCGAGTGCTCACCCCACTGGCCAGAATCCCCAAGGGGCTGATCAACGCCGTGATCGCGGTGGAAGACTCACGGTTCTATCAGCACGAGGGCCTGGACATGATCCGGATCATCAAGGCCGTGGTGGTGGACCTGGTCTCGATGCAGTTGCGCGAAGGCGCAAGTACGATTACGCAGCAACTGGCACGGTCATTGTTCCTTACCCAAGAGAAAACTCTGAGTCGCAAGGCCAAAGAGATCCTCCTGGCGCTCAAGATCGAGCGACTGCTGTCGAAAGACGAAATCCTGGAGATGTATCTCAACCAGATTTATTTCGGCCACGGAGCCTATGGCGTCCAGGCCGCTTCCCGCACCTACTTCGCAAAAGACGTCGGCGAGTTGACGCTGGCTGAAATGGCGTTTGTCGCGGGGTTGCCCAAAGCCCCCAACAACTATTCCCCGTACTTCAGTCCCGACCGCGCGAAACAGCGCCAAGGCGTCGTGCTCAAGCGAATGCTCGACGAAGGGTTCCTGACCGACCAGGAATTTCGCGACGTGTACGAGCAGGACCTGTACTTTGCCAAATACCAACCGCAGGAAGCCATCGCCCCGTACTTTCTGGAGTACCTTCGCCAACAACTGACCGCGACGTACGGTGAGGAGATGGTCTACAAGGGGGGCCTCAACGTCTACACCACGCTCAACGTCGATATGCAGAAGGCCGCGGTGGACGCGCTTCGGGACGGACTCCGGGCCATCGACAAACGCCAAGGTTACCGAGGGCCCTTGGGGCGCAGCGGGGAGACGCCGGAGGCCGAGACGGGTTCCTCCGGCGGACGCCTGACCGCGCCGCCGCCCAAGCCGGGCGACATCGTGGAGGGAGTGGTCGCGAAGGTGGGGCCGCAGCAGGCTGTTGTCGACCTGGCGACGGGCGGGTCGGGCGTGTTGGCGATCGAGGACGGCGCATGGGCGCGCAAACGCTTACGGCCGCCGGATTTTGTCACGGCCGAGCTGCGCCCACAGGCGCCCTTGAACAAGATTCTCGCGGCGGGAGACCGCATCTTGGTTCGCGTCAAACGACGGGAATCCAACGGCGCGTTTTCGCTCGCCCTGGAACAGGAGCCGCTGGTAGAGGGGGCGCTGATTGCGGTCGACCCCAGAACCGGGGCCATTCGTGCCATGGTGGGCGGCTACGACTTCAAGCGGAGCGAGTTCAACCGCGCGGTGTCGGCTCGTCGACAACCCGGCTCGGCATTTAAGCCGTTCATCTATGCCGCCGCGATCGACAAAGGGTGGACGCCGTCATCGATCCTGGTGGATTCGCCGGTGATGTACGATGATCCCGTCCTCCAGCGCGTCTGGAAGCCCACCAATTATGAAGATCGCTTTTACGGGCCGATCTCGATGCGTGATGCACTCATTCACTCTCGGAACGTGGCGACAGTCAAGCTGCTGGAACAAGTGGGCATCCAGTCGACGGTCGACTTCGCGCGCCGTCTCGGCATCACGAGCCCGTTGACGAAGGACCTGTCGCTGGCGTTGGGTTCTTCGAGCGTCGGATTGTTGGAGCTGACGTCCGCGCTGGGCGTGTTTGCCGCGGAAGGGCACCGTGTGGAGCCGGTCGGGTTGCGATCCGTCACCGATCACGGGGGCACGGTGCTGGCCTACTACGAGCCGGCCCCGGCCGCGGTGGTGTCCCGCGAGACGGCCTATATCGTCACCAACATGCTTGAAGACGTGGTCCAGTCCGGAACCGGAATTCGCGCTCGCGTGCTGGGTCGGCCGGTGGCCGGTAAGACCGGGACGACGAACGAGTTTGGTGATGCGTGGTTTGTCGGGTACGCGCCGAACCTGGCGGTCGGTGTGTGGGTCGGGTTCGACGACCGCCGTTCGCTGGGGGACCGTGAAGCCGGCGCCTCCGTGGCCCTGCCGATCTGGATCACCTTCATGAAGGAAGCGTTCACCCAGCTTCCGGTTCAAGCGTTCCCGATTCCGGACGGCATCGTGTTCGCGAAGGTGGACCCCGAAACCGGCGGGCTGGCCGCGCCGGGCCAGTCGGCGAAGATCGAGATTTTCGTGCGGGATACTGAGCCCACTGCGGTCTCGGGACCCACCACCAACGTCTCTCGATTCCGGCAGATCGACCGCGGAATCTGA